A window of Rhodococcus sp. SGAir0479 contains these coding sequences:
- the hutH gene encoding histidine ammonia-lyase, with translation MTLTAQSTDVVEVGLGPVSIQDVVDVARRGHGVRLTDDALAEIARSRRRIEDLAADPRPVYGVSTGFGALATRHIPQEMRTQLQRSLVRSHAAGSGPEVEREVVRALMLLRLSTLATGRTGVRPEVAQAYADLLTAGITPVVHEFGSLGCSGDLAPLAHVALAVTGEGTVRTADGRLLDAADALAEHGLTPVVLAEKEGLALINGTDGMLGQLALAVTDLDHLLKLADVAAAMSVEGLLGTDRVFAADLQALRPHPGQAAAAANMARLLAGSPIVASHAGPEDTRVQDAYSLRCAPQVAGGARDTVEHARTVAQRELAAAVDNPVVTLDGRVESNGNFHGAPLAYVLDFLAIVAADVASISERRTDRFLDVARNHGLPPFLADDPGVDSGLMIAQYTQAALVSELKRMAAPASVDSIPSSAMQEDHVSMGWSGARKLRRAVDALTRVLAIEILTAARGIDLRAPLQPAPGTGAVIRAVRERVAGPGTDRFLAPEIDELVTLAASGALVAAAEHEIGALQ, from the coding sequence ATGACCCTCACCGCCCAGTCCACCGACGTCGTCGAGGTCGGACTCGGACCCGTCTCCATCCAGGACGTCGTCGACGTCGCGCGCCGCGGCCACGGCGTCCGCCTCACCGATGACGCGCTCGCCGAGATCGCCCGTTCGCGCCGGCGCATCGAGGACCTCGCCGCCGACCCGCGCCCCGTCTACGGCGTCTCGACCGGCTTCGGCGCGCTGGCCACCCGCCACATCCCGCAGGAGATGCGGACGCAGTTGCAGCGTAGCCTGGTCCGCTCGCACGCCGCCGGTTCCGGCCCCGAGGTGGAGCGCGAGGTGGTGCGCGCACTGATGCTGCTGCGCCTGTCGACGCTCGCCACCGGCCGCACGGGGGTGCGCCCGGAGGTGGCCCAGGCCTACGCCGACCTGCTCACCGCCGGGATCACCCCCGTGGTCCACGAGTTCGGCAGCCTCGGCTGCTCCGGCGACCTCGCCCCGCTCGCCCATGTCGCACTCGCGGTCACCGGCGAGGGCACGGTCCGCACCGCGGACGGTCGCCTGCTGGACGCGGCCGACGCACTCGCCGAGCACGGCCTCACGCCGGTCGTCCTCGCCGAGAAGGAGGGCCTGGCGCTCATCAACGGCACCGACGGCATGCTCGGTCAGCTCGCACTCGCTGTCACCGACCTCGACCATCTGCTCAAGCTCGCCGACGTCGCCGCGGCGATGAGCGTCGAGGGACTGCTCGGCACCGACCGGGTGTTCGCCGCCGACCTGCAGGCCCTGCGCCCGCACCCGGGGCAGGCCGCGGCCGCCGCGAACATGGCGCGACTGCTGGCCGGATCGCCCATCGTCGCGAGCCACGCCGGACCGGAGGACACCCGCGTGCAGGACGCGTACTCGCTGCGCTGCGCCCCGCAGGTCGCCGGCGGTGCGCGGGACACCGTCGAGCACGCCCGCACCGTGGCGCAGCGCGAACTCGCCGCGGCCGTCGACAATCCCGTCGTCACCCTGGACGGACGGGTGGAGTCCAACGGCAACTTCCACGGCGCCCCCCTGGCCTACGTCCTGGACTTCCTGGCGATCGTCGCGGCCGACGTCGCGAGCATCAGCGAGCGCCGCACCGACCGGTTCCTCGACGTCGCGCGCAACCACGGCCTGCCGCCGTTCCTAGCCGACGACCCCGGCGTCGACAGCGGCCTGATGATCGCGCAGTACACGCAGGCCGCGCTGGTCTCCGAGCTCAAGCGGATGGCGGCACCGGCCAGCGTCGACTCCATCCCGTCGTCGGCGATGCAGGAGGACCACGTGTCGATGGGCTGGTCCGGCGCCCGGAAGCTGCGCCGTGCCGTGGATGCCCTCACCCGCGTCCTGGCCATCGAAATCCTTACCGCGGCAAGAGGAATCGATCTGCGTGCCCCGCTGCAGCCGGCGCCCGGCACCGGTGCGGTGATCCGCGCGGTCCGCGAACGGGTGGCGGGACCGGGCACGGATCGGTTCCTGGCTCCGGAGATCGACGAGCTGGTCACGTTGGCGGCGTCGGGCGCACTGGTCGCGGCCGCCGAGCACGAGATCGGGGCCCTGCAGTGA
- a CDS encoding histidinol-phosphate transaminase — protein MTRPLTLPRARPEIDALPAYSKASGAATVRWRASSNESTIAPSPAVVEAIARAGARGHLYPTLFADDLVAALAEHLSVPADAVLTGAGSLSLLQQVLTAYTGPGTEVVHAWRSYEAYPILIGIAGATAVPVPLDVQHRHDVDAMLAAVTPRTRAVLVCNPNNPTGTELTESEVRRLLDGVPSHVLVILDEAYREFATERVDGVALLREYPNVVVLRTFSKAYGLAGLRVGYAVADSAVAAPLHAAAPPFGLSAVAEAAACAALADAKHTDRIVESVLTGRRHLRSGLAERGIETPTSGANFVWIPAGTRAADLDAACVAHGVSVRTFAGEGVRVTVGDRDAEDAVLAAADDFIAQHSD, from the coding sequence GTGACCCGTCCACTCACCCTGCCGCGGGCCCGGCCCGAGATCGACGCGCTGCCGGCATATTCCAAGGCATCCGGGGCTGCGACGGTCCGCTGGCGCGCGTCGAGCAACGAATCCACCATTGCTCCGTCGCCCGCCGTCGTGGAGGCGATCGCCCGCGCCGGCGCCCGCGGGCACCTGTACCCGACACTGTTCGCCGACGACCTCGTCGCCGCGCTGGCCGAACACCTGTCGGTGCCCGCCGACGCCGTGCTCACCGGCGCCGGGTCCCTGTCGCTGCTGCAGCAGGTCCTCACGGCCTACACGGGACCGGGAACCGAGGTGGTCCATGCGTGGCGCAGCTACGAGGCGTATCCGATCCTCATCGGAATTGCGGGCGCCACAGCGGTTCCCGTGCCGCTCGACGTGCAGCACCGCCACGACGTCGACGCGATGCTCGCGGCCGTGACGCCGCGCACCCGCGCGGTGCTGGTCTGCAACCCGAACAATCCGACGGGCACCGAACTCACCGAGAGCGAGGTGCGGCGGCTGCTGGACGGCGTCCCGTCCCACGTCCTGGTGATCCTCGACGAGGCGTACCGCGAGTTCGCCACCGAACGCGTCGACGGTGTGGCGCTGCTGCGCGAGTACCCCAACGTCGTGGTGTTGCGGACGTTCTCGAAGGCGTACGGCCTGGCGGGCCTGCGAGTGGGGTACGCGGTGGCCGACTCCGCCGTCGCCGCCCCGCTGCATGCCGCCGCGCCGCCGTTCGGTCTGAGCGCGGTCGCCGAGGCCGCCGCGTGCGCGGCCCTCGCCGACGCGAAGCACACCGACCGGATCGTGGAGTCGGTCCTGACCGGGCGCCGGCACCTGCGCTCCGGACTGGCCGAGCGTGGGATCGAAACACCCACCAGCGGAGCGAACTTCGTGTGGATACCGGCGGGCACACGGGCGGCGGACCTCGACGCGGCGTGCGTCGCGCACGGGGTCTCCGTCCGGACGTTCGCCGGTGAGGGTGTGCGCGTGACGGTCGGTGACCGGGACGCCGAGGACGCGGTGCTCGCCGCGGCCGACGACTTCATCGCACAGCACTCCGACTGA